Part of the Roseomonas sp. OT10 genome, GGTGGCGCTGACGAAGCACGCGCTGTCCGTCGGCGTGGAGACGGTCGTGATGCTGCCGCCCTTCTACTACAAGGCGCCCAGCGAGGACGGGATCTTCGCCTCCTATGCGGAGGTGATCGAGCGGGTGGGCGATGCGCGGCTGAAGGTCGTGCTCTACCACATCCCGCAGATGTCGGCGGTGCCGATCACCCATTCCCTGATCGCCCGCCTGCGCGAGCGCTATCCCTCCACCGTCGTCGGCATCAAGGATTCCGCCGGCGAGCTGTCGAACATGACGGCGATGGTGGAACGCTTCCCCGGCTTCTCCGTCCTGGCCGGCGCCGACCCGCTGCTGCTGCTGCTGCGCCGCGCCGGCGGGGCGGGCTGCATCACCGCCACCTCCAACCTCGTCGCCGCCGACCTCGCCATCGTCTACCGCCACGCCAACGACCCGGCGAAGGCGGCGGAGGTGGACGCCGCGCAGGCGCGCGTGGTCGCCGCCCGCACCCGCGCCTCCCGCTTCGCGCAGATGGCCTCGCTCAAGGCGCTGCTGGCGGAGAAGACGGGGGATGCCGGCTGGAACCGGCTGCGCCCGCCGCTGCTGCCGCTGAACGCCGAGGAGCGCGCCGCGCTGCTGGCGGGCTGAGCATGGCCGGCCGCCTCGCCCTCGTCACCGGCGTCTCCTCCGGCATCGGGGCCGCCATCGCGCGGCACCTGCTGGCGGAAGGCTGGCAGGTGGCCGGCATCAGCCGCACCGCGCCCGACCTGGCGCATCCCGGCTTCGCCCACCGCGCCGCCGACCTCTCCGACCCGGCGGCGCTGGTCGCCGCGCTGGACGGCCTCGCGCCGCACGCGCTGGTGCATGCCGCCGGGCTGCTGCGCACCGGCCGGCTGGGCGAGCTGGAACCGGAGAACGGCGCGGCGATGTGGCGCCTGCATGTCGAGGCGTCGGAGCGGCTGGCCAACCACCTCGCGCCCCGCCTGCCCGAGGGCGGGCGCATCGTGCTGGTCGGCAGCCGCACCGCCGCCGGCTCGCCCGGGCGCAGCCAGTATGCCGCGACCAAGGCGGCGCTGGTCGCCATGGCCCGTTCCTGGGCGGCGGAGCTGGCGCCGCGCGGCATCACCGTGAACGTGGTGGCGCCCGCCGCGACGGAGACGCCGATGCTGCGCGACCCCGCCCGCGCGGGGGTCTCGCCGCGCGTGCCGCCGATCGGGCGCTTCATCCGGCCGGAGGAGGTGGCGGCGCTGACCGGCTTCCTGCTCTCCGACGCGGCCGGCGCCATCACCGGGCAGCAGGTCGTCATCTGCGGCGGCAGCTCGCTCTAGCCCGCGAACGAACAGGAGGAACCCCCTTGTCCCAGGCTGTCAGCCCGCCGCCCGACCTGTCCGGTGCCGGCCATGTCGCGCCCGTTCCCGGCGACCCCGCACGGGCGGAGACCTTCATCCCCGCGCAGCGCGTGCAGAACCACGCGGCGAACCTGACCCTGCTGGGCAATGGCGACCTGGCCTGCGTCTGGTTCGGCGGCACGCAGGAGGGGGTGCCCGACATCGCCGTGCAGTTCTCGCGCCTCGCCAGGGGGTCGGATACCTGGACGCAGCCGGAGACGCTGTCGGACGATCCGACGCGCTCCGAGCAGAACCCGCTGCTCTTCCCCGCGCCCGACGGGACGCTGTGGCTGATCTGGACGGCGCAGATCTCCGGCAACCAGGACACGGCCATCGTGCGCTGCCGCAAGTCCACGGATCACGGACATTCCTGGGGCCCGATCGAGACTCTGTTCGGCCCGCGCCCGGAGGGCGGCACCTTCATGCGCCAGCCGATGGTGGTGCTGGAGAACGGCGACTGGCTGCTGCCCATCTGGGTCTGCACCACCACGCCGGGCCGCAAGTGGGTGGGCGACGAGGACATCAGCGCGGTCAAGATCTCCTCCGACCAGGGGCGGAGCTGGACGGAGGTGACGGTCCCCGACAGCAAGGGCTGCGTCCACATGTCCATCCTGGACCTGAAGGACGGCACCCTCGTCGCCTTCTACCGCAGCCGCTGGGCGGACAACGTCCACGTCTCGCACTCCACGGATGGCGGGCGGAGCTGGACGGCGCCGGTGCCGACCGAGCTGCCGAACAACAACTCCTCCATCCAGGCGGTGCGGCTGGCCAACGGCCACCTCGCCATGGTGCTGAACGAGAGCAGCGCGGCGGATGCGAAGGAGCGCCGCACCTCCCTCTACGACGACATCGAGGAGGAGGGCGACGACCGCGCGAACCCCGTCCCGGTCGAGGGCGTGCGCAGCACCTTCTGGGGCGTGCCGCGCGCGCCGATGACGCTGGCCATCTCCGAGGATGGCGGTCGCACCTGGCCGCACCGCCGCAACCTGGAGACGGGCGACGGCTACTGCATGACCAACAACTCGCGCGAGAAGATCAACCGCGAGTTCTCCTATCCGACGATCCTGCAGTCGCCCGACGGCGCGCTGCACATCGCCTACACCTACTACCGCCAGGCCATCAAATACGTCCGCGTGGACGAGGACTGGGTCCGCGCCGGCGCGTGAGGCGCCGGCGAAACGACAACGACAACGACGCCGGCTGTCGCGCCGGCGGTCCTCCCGGGAGAGTGACGATGAACAGGCGCAGCTTCCTCCTCGCCGCCCCGGCCGCCGCCGGCGTGCTGGCCTCCCCTGCCCTCCGGGCTCAGCCGGCCTGGCCGAACGGCAAGCCGATCCGCGTGATCATCCCCTGGCCGCCGGGCGCCGCCAACGACACGCTCGGCCGGCTGCTGGCGCAGCGGCTGCAGGAGAAGCTGGGCGCGACGGCGGTGGCGGAGAACCGCACCGGCGGCGCCGGGCTGATCGGCACCAACGCCGTGCTGACGGCGCCCAACGACGGCTACACGCTGCTCGCCTCCGCCTTCAACACCGCCGTCATGCCGCTGGTGCTGAAGGGGGCCAACTTCGACCCGCAGCGCGACCTGGAGGTGGTGGCGCGCACGGCCAAGGCGCCGCTGGTCATGGTCTCCTCCGGCACGAAGCCGCAGAAGACCCTGCCGGAGATCATCGCCGCGGCGAAGGCGAAGCCGCGCGAGTGGAACGTCGCCATCTCCTCGCTTGGCTCGGCCGGGCACCTTGCCACCATCGAGTTCCTGCGCCGCACCGGGCTCGACCTCGACATGGTGACCTATCGCGGCACCCAGCCGGCGCTGACCGACCTGATGGGCGGCAGCGTGCAGCTGCTGATCGACCCGTGCTTCGCGCTGCTGCCGGCGCG contains:
- a CDS encoding dihydrodipicolinate synthase family protein, producing the protein MTELFPTGVFSAALTPLNADLSIHHAAFVAHAKRLLEEGCDGIALLGTTGEANSFSVPERQALLEATVAGGVAPSRLLPGTGVAALTETVALTKHALSVGVETVVMLPPFYYKAPSEDGIFASYAEVIERVGDARLKVVLYHIPQMSAVPITHSLIARLRERYPSTVVGIKDSAGELSNMTAMVERFPGFSVLAGADPLLLLLRRAGGAGCITATSNLVAADLAIVYRHANDPAKAAEVDAAQARVVAARTRASRFAQMASLKALLAEKTGDAGWNRLRPPLLPLNAEERAALLAG
- a CDS encoding SDR family NAD(P)-dependent oxidoreductase, with protein sequence MAGRLALVTGVSSGIGAAIARHLLAEGWQVAGISRTAPDLAHPGFAHRAADLSDPAALVAALDGLAPHALVHAAGLLRTGRLGELEPENGAAMWRLHVEASERLANHLAPRLPEGGRIVLVGSRTAAGSPGRSQYAATKAALVAMARSWAAELAPRGITVNVVAPAATETPMLRDPARAGVSPRVPPIGRFIRPEEVAALTGFLLSDAAGAITGQQVVICGGSSL
- a CDS encoding sialidase family protein — protein: MSQAVSPPPDLSGAGHVAPVPGDPARAETFIPAQRVQNHAANLTLLGNGDLACVWFGGTQEGVPDIAVQFSRLARGSDTWTQPETLSDDPTRSEQNPLLFPAPDGTLWLIWTAQISGNQDTAIVRCRKSTDHGHSWGPIETLFGPRPEGGTFMRQPMVVLENGDWLLPIWVCTTTPGRKWVGDEDISAVKISSDQGRSWTEVTVPDSKGCVHMSILDLKDGTLVAFYRSRWADNVHVSHSTDGGRSWTAPVPTELPNNNSSIQAVRLANGHLAMVLNESSAADAKERRTSLYDDIEEEGDDRANPVPVEGVRSTFWGVPRAPMTLAISEDGGRTWPHRRNLETGDGYCMTNNSREKINREFSYPTILQSPDGALHIAYTYYRQAIKYVRVDEDWVRAGA
- a CDS encoding Bug family tripartite tricarboxylate transporter substrate binding protein, translated to MNRRSFLLAAPAAAGVLASPALRAQPAWPNGKPIRVIIPWPPGAANDTLGRLLAQRLQEKLGATAVAENRTGGAGLIGTNAVLTAPNDGYTLLASAFNTAVMPLVLKGANFDPQRDLEVVARTAKAPLVMVSSGTKPQKTLPEIIAAAKAKPREWNVAISSLGSAGHLATIEFLRRTGLDLDMVTYRGTQPALTDLMGGSVQLLIDPCFALLPARGDGKVNAVGIATAERSGLATDVPTMAEGGLPGYEFQSWYGVWAPKGTPAEICQRVNALMQDTMREPAMVERLTKQVLEPVTESIDDTKRFIASEIARATELLRSVNYQPE